One segment of Paenibacillus rhizovicinus DNA contains the following:
- a CDS encoding phosphogluconate dehydrogenase C-terminal domain-containing protein: MGNAIQNNDVLIAVIGAGGKMGCRITDNLRKTEYRLLLCEQAESGMARLAERGLTITPNEEALAVADVIILAVPDAVIGPLSQTIVPQLKPDATVILLDPAAAYAQQVVLRDDCHFVVTHPCHPALFEEQDSPEARKDMFGGISAKQDIVIALHQGQEEKLALAERICIAMFAPVTQCHRITVEHMALLEPAAAEVVAAAAACIMKEAMDEVIRMGVPEAAARSFMLGHIQIPLAIAFNNVNPFSDAAKIAIEYGFEKIFKPDWKQVFTKESLDEVLRLMLHLDEKKG, encoded by the coding sequence ATGGGGAACGCGATTCAAAATAATGACGTATTAATCGCCGTTATCGGCGCAGGCGGCAAGATGGGGTGCCGGATTACGGATAATTTGAGGAAGACGGAGTATCGGCTTCTATTATGCGAACAGGCCGAATCCGGCATGGCGAGGCTGGCGGAGCGGGGACTGACGATCACGCCTAACGAGGAAGCGCTCGCCGTCGCCGATGTCATCATTCTCGCGGTTCCGGACGCGGTCATCGGGCCGTTGTCGCAGACGATCGTTCCGCAGCTGAAGCCGGACGCAACCGTCATTCTGCTCGATCCTGCAGCGGCTTACGCACAGCAGGTAGTGCTGCGCGACGATTGCCACTTCGTTGTCACGCATCCGTGTCACCCGGCTCTGTTCGAAGAACAGGATTCGCCGGAAGCGCGCAAGGATATGTTCGGAGGCATCTCGGCGAAGCAGGATATCGTCATTGCGCTGCATCAGGGACAGGAAGAGAAACTGGCACTCGCCGAGAGGATCTGCATCGCCATGTTTGCGCCGGTGACGCAATGCCATCGCATTACGGTGGAGCATATGGCGCTGCTGGAGCCGGCAGCGGCCGAGGTCGTTGCGGCGGCAGCGGCGTGCATCATGAAGGAAGCGATGGACGAAGTCATCCGCATGGGCGTTCCCGAAGCGGCGGCGCGTTCGTTCATGTTAGGTCATATCCAAATTCCGCTCGCCATCGCCTTCAACAACGTCAATCCGTTCTCCGACGCCGCGAAGATCGCGATCGAATACGGCTTCGAGAAGATTTTCAAACCGGATTGGAAGCAAGTATTCACGAAGGAATCGCTCGATGAAGTGCTGCGCCTGATGCTGCATTTGGACGAGAAGAAGGGCTGA
- a CDS encoding serpin family protein yields MRVKSKRRMAMTAAAVLLVAALLGGCGESDQTVSKPVAPKHTAADVNKELVKSGNAFAMRLAEPLLSEAMDRSRNTVFSPLSVSFALSLLLNGAQGETREELMTLLAAKGADAETFNQSNEALMDLLQHVDPAVEFRIANAIFAQKGLALQSEFVKRMKERYAAPVSAIDFARSAAAAKTINDWTAKQTNDRIKELLTADSLSSDTVMMLLNAVYFNGTWQMPFDEANTKDAAFHLDGGQNVQVPMMAINGEFLHKAAPAYQAVQLHYGAGDWSMFVVLPADGSTLKDAEAAVLHDAAAWTAGYESGTGQVQLPRFKFEAAYNLNETLKSLGMVRSMDATLADFSGISPNGGLFVDQVLHKAFIEVNEKGTEAAAATAIGTDSGADLNAKPFVFRADRPFLFAIRNNATGTIAFLGSVADPTAAGS; encoded by the coding sequence ATGAGAGTAAAGAGCAAACGACGCATGGCGATGACGGCGGCGGCCGTGTTACTCGTCGCTGCGCTGCTTGGCGGCTGCGGGGAATCCGATCAAACCGTATCCAAACCCGTGGCGCCAAAGCATACGGCCGCTGACGTAAACAAGGAACTGGTGAAGTCCGGCAATGCCTTCGCCATGCGGCTCGCGGAACCGCTGCTGTCCGAGGCCATGGACCGAAGCCGCAACACGGTGTTCTCGCCGCTTAGCGTGTCCTTCGCGCTCTCGTTGCTGCTGAACGGCGCGCAAGGCGAGACGCGGGAGGAGTTGATGACGCTTCTTGCCGCGAAGGGCGCGGATGCGGAAACCTTCAATCAAAGCAACGAGGCGCTCATGGATCTGCTGCAACACGTGGATCCCGCCGTGGAGTTCCGCATTGCCAATGCTATATTTGCACAGAAGGGGCTGGCGCTGCAGAGCGAGTTCGTCAAGCGGATGAAGGAGCGGTATGCGGCGCCCGTCTCCGCGATTGATTTTGCCCGCAGCGCCGCTGCCGCCAAGACGATTAACGATTGGACGGCGAAGCAGACCAACGACCGGATCAAGGAGCTCCTCACCGCCGACAGCTTGTCGTCCGATACGGTCATGATGCTGCTGAACGCCGTGTACTTCAATGGGACGTGGCAGATGCCTTTCGACGAAGCGAACACGAAGGATGCGGCGTTCCACTTGGATGGCGGCCAGAATGTTCAGGTGCCGATGATGGCGATCAATGGCGAGTTTTTGCATAAAGCCGCGCCGGCGTATCAAGCCGTTCAGCTCCATTACGGGGCCGGCGACTGGAGCATGTTCGTCGTGCTGCCGGCGGACGGATCGACGTTGAAGGACGCGGAGGCTGCCGTGCTGCACGATGCTGCTGCATGGACGGCGGGATACGAAAGCGGCACCGGGCAGGTGCAGCTGCCCCGGTTCAAGTTCGAAGCCGCGTACAACTTGAACGAAACGCTGAAGTCGCTCGGGATGGTTCGGTCCATGGACGCGACGCTCGCCGATTTCTCGGGCATCTCGCCGAACGGGGGGCTGTTCGTCGATCAAGTGCTGCATAAGGCGTTCATCGAGGTGAACGAGAAGGGGACGGAAGCGGCGGCGGCAACGGCAATCGGCACTGATTCCGGTGCAGATTTGAACGCGAAGCCGTTCGTGTTCCGGGCGGATCGGCCGTTCCTGTTCGCCATCCGGAACAATGCGACGGGAACGATCGCGTTTCTCGGCTCCGTGGCGGATCCGACGGCGGCAGGCAGCTAG
- a CDS encoding Gfo/Idh/MocA family protein, translated as MEKSWKVGLVGTGFWSDKHLQAWSRIPGVQITALCNRSEGKLRHAAAKYGVPEAQLYSSIDEMLAKADIDIVDIVTGTETHLEFVKKAADAGKQIMCQKPFASSLAEAEEMVAHAEKRGVRLMVTENWRWLDPFQTIKSVLDSGELGKVHVARYIHTDYYTPRMEPEAKLPQPFFRTMPRLLFYEMGVHWFDTWRFLFGTPKRLTAELTQVSNYIVGEDSGLVVLGHNDFYGFMDMSWATRQKLDQPLGESVGPVHLEQFVIDGSEGTLKMYTDGTIAIVSKDGREERIVKSRTGLDHEESHFRLQSHFIACLNSGEPFQTSGEDNIVTLRMTFAVYDSAAEHRTVLLEEQR; from the coding sequence ATGGAGAAAAGTTGGAAAGTCGGCCTGGTCGGCACCGGATTCTGGTCGGATAAGCATCTGCAGGCTTGGAGCCGCATACCTGGCGTGCAAATTACGGCGCTCTGCAACCGCTCCGAAGGGAAGCTTCGCCATGCGGCAGCCAAGTACGGCGTGCCGGAGGCGCAGCTATATAGCTCGATCGACGAGATGCTGGCGAAAGCGGATATCGACATCGTCGACATCGTTACCGGCACGGAAACCCATCTCGAATTCGTGAAGAAGGCTGCGGATGCCGGCAAACAGATCATGTGCCAGAAGCCGTTCGCGTCATCGCTCGCCGAAGCGGAGGAGATGGTCGCGCATGCGGAGAAACGCGGCGTCCGGCTGATGGTGACGGAGAATTGGCGCTGGCTGGATCCGTTCCAGACGATCAAATCGGTGCTGGACAGCGGCGAGCTCGGCAAGGTTCATGTCGCGCGTTATATTCATACGGACTATTACACGCCGCGAATGGAACCGGAAGCGAAGCTGCCGCAGCCGTTCTTCCGGACGATGCCGAGGCTGCTGTTTTATGAAATGGGCGTGCATTGGTTCGATACGTGGCGGTTTCTGTTCGGAACGCCGAAGCGGCTGACGGCGGAGCTGACGCAGGTGAGCAATTATATCGTTGGCGAGGACAGCGGCCTTGTCGTGCTTGGCCATAACGATTTCTACGGCTTCATGGACATGAGCTGGGCGACGAGGCAGAAGCTGGATCAGCCGCTCGGCGAAAGCGTCGGACCGGTCCATCTGGAGCAGTTCGTCATCGACGGGAGCGAGGGAACGCTTAAAATGTACACGGACGGCACGATTGCGATCGTGTCGAAGGACGGCAGGGAAGAGCGGATCGTGAAGTCGAGAACAGGACTGGATCACGAGGAAAGCCACTTCCGGCTGCAGAGCCATTTTATCGCTTGCTTGAACAGCGGCGAGCCGTTTCAGACGAGCGGCGAAGACAATATCGTCACGCTGCGCATGACGTTCGCCGTCTACGACAGCGCAGCCGAGCATCGGACGGTTTTGTTGGAAGAGCAGAGGTAG